A stretch of Plutella xylostella chromosome 10, ilPluXylo3.1, whole genome shotgun sequence DNA encodes these proteins:
- the LOC105386544 gene encoding uncharacterized protein LOC105386544 — MEWSKEKTLKLIAFLQVNPSLWNPSLCDTRRFKHKRKDELRAIAEILEISVADATKKIQHLRTQYNRESAKEARANAEDPNDRYVSNWYAFEYLHFMKDSNKPYRVIQSDQQAELSRAAIQEVDISMVDCKLSNLSHPAKGSGIDPLQPVKPEIASPTSPRKNRDEFSVFGEYIANELRSLKGEKNLLVAKKKIQDAIFEVKMGMIAELPEQLCRVYTHVPANNNSSLHNKVYSASALTNSTHVESLASSHTPPTSQINEIVINSNCHYSNFKVDAQ; from the exons ATGGAGTGGTCGAAGGAAAAAACACTGAAACTGATTGCTTTTTTACAAGTGAACCCATCACTGTGGAACCCCTCTCTCTGCGACACTCGCAGGTTTAAGCATAAGCGAAAAGATGAGCTTCGGGCTATAGCCGAAATTTTGGAGATTTCCGTGGCCGATGCTACGAAGAAGATTCAACATCTTCGCACTCAGTATAACAGAGAGTCGGCTAAGGAAGCCCGCGCCAACGCCGAGGACCCCAACGACAGATATGTCAGCAATTGGTACGCCTTCGAATATCTGCACTTCATGAAAGACTCTAACAAACCATACAGAGTTATTCAATCG GATCAGCAGGCAGAGCTATCAAGAGCTGCAATACAGGAGGTAGATATTTCAATGGTGGATTGCAAACTAAGCAATCTCTCACACCCAGCAAAAGGGTCTGGAATAGACCCATTACAACCAGTGAAGCCAGAGATTGCTAGTCCAACGTCACCCAGGAAAAATCGGGATGAATTTTCTGTTTTTGGCGAATACATAGCCAATGAGCTTCGTTCATTGAAAGGAGAGAAGAATTTACTAGTTGCCAAAAAGAAGATACAAGACGCTATATTTGAGGTGAAGATGGGGATGATTGCTGAGCTGCCAGAACAACTCTGCAGAGTCTACACCCATGTCCCTGCAAATAACAATAGTTCCCTACATAATAAAGTGTACAGTGCGTCAGCATTGACCAATAGCACGCATGTGGAGTCGCTGGCTTCGTCCCACACTCCACCAACCTCTCAGATAAATGAGATAGTCATCAACAGCAACTGCCATTACTCTAACTTTAAAGTGGACGCACAATAG
- the LOC105386534 gene encoding putative alpha-L-fucosidase, translated as MELWVVSLLFSLASPVIGDYEPTWESLDSRPLPEWYDKFKIGIFLHWGVFSVPSYGSEWFWNHWKDNSTGKEAAFINRNYKPGFTYQEFAPMFTAEFFDPNKWAELFQKSGAKYVVLTSKHHEGFTMFPSKKSYSWNSMEVGPHRDIVGELSTAVKEKGLVFGVYHSLYEWYNPIYLNDKCKNFTTRDYAETKLWPDLKQLVNDYEPSVIWSDGDWEAYDTYWKSTDFIAWLYNESPVKDHVVVNDRWGIGTYCHHGDFYNCQDRFNPGKLQDHKWENAFTLDRLSWGYRRNVDLQEVMTMEHVLREIITTVSCGGNALINVGPTKEGTIAPIFQERLLSLGKWLDINGQAVYETSPWEHQFDSNNNNTWYTCKKTKYNGLKPTSKPLETDVVTDIYAIVLQWPVHNILYLNALTPYVRDNYDIKMLGNEDLALNWKISNGMAAILLPDKARVRSEYAWAFRVVKKT; from the exons ATGGAACTCTGGGTCGTGTCATTGCTGTTTTCATTAGCTTCTCCCGTTATTGGTGATTATGAGCCTACTTGGGAAAGTCTGGATAGCAGACCTTTACCGGAATGGTACGATAAGTTTAAAATAGGCATTTTTCTACATTGGGGAGTGTTTTCTGTTCCAAGCTATGGATCTGAATGGTTTTGGAATCATTGGAAAG ATAACAGTACAGGCAAGGAAGCCGCTTTCATCAACAGAAATTACAAACCTGGATTCACTTATCAAGAATTTGCTCCAATGTTTACAGCAGAGTTCTTTGACCCCAATAAATGGGCTGAGCTATTCCAAAAGTCGGGGGCCAA ATATGTAGTGCTCACAAGCAAGCACCATGAAGGATTCACTATGTTCCCTTCAAAAAAATCATACAGCTGGAACTCGATGGAGGTAGGACCGCACCGAGACATAGTCGGTGAACTAAGTACTGCAGTTAAAGAAAAAGGCTTGGTTTTTGGTGTATACCACTCTCTATATGAATGGTACAATCCTATCTATTTAAATGACAAATGCAAAAACTTTACAACCCGTGACTATGCAGAAACAAAATTGTGGCCAGATTTAAAACAGCTGGTGAACGACTATGAGCCTTCAGTTATATGGTCAGATGGAGATTGGGAAGCGTATGATACATACTGGAAGAGTACTGATTTTATTGCTTGGTTGTACAATGAGAGTCCTGTAAAAGACCATGTGGTAGTGAATGACCGGTGGGGGATCGGGACCTATTGTCATCATGGTGACTTCTACAACTGTCAGGACAGATTTAATCCTG GTAAACTACAAGACCACAAGTGGGAGAATGCCTTTACATTAGATAGACTGTCATGGGGGTACAGACGGAATGTGGACTTGCAAGAGGTGATGACCATGGAGCATGTGCTCCGGGAAATCATTACTACTGTCTCCTGTGGAG GAAATGCACTCATTAACGTTGGGCCCACAAAGGAAGGAACAATAGCCCCAATATTCCAAGAGCGGCTACTTTCTCTCGGGAAATGGCTAGATATAAATGGTCAAGCAGTATACGAAACCTCACCCTGGGAACATCAATTTGACTCAAACAACAATAACACCTGGTACACTTGCAAAAAGACCAAATATAATGGGTTGAAGCCAACATCTAAACCTTTGGAGACCGATGTAGTAACTGATATCTATGCTATAGTATTGCAATGGCCGGTACACAACATTTTGTATTTGAATGCGTTAACGCCGTACGTACGCgataattatgatataaaaatgttggGGAATGAAGATTTAGCGTTAAAT TGGAAAATTTCAAATGGAATGGCAGCAATACTGTTACCAGACAAGGCTAGAGTTCGATCAGAATATGCTTGGGCATTCAGAGTtgtgaaaaaaacataa
- the LOC105387021 gene encoding TBC1 domain family member 9, producing the protein MWVKPQEVFIKTAFWDTDENSLYFVLQRRKGHGKSKGLSSLLVGTLDSVLDSKPAPFRILHQTPNSEIYYVIATALTSDEIKRDWQWLVHNVCPTLHSFDTEEEVTEFVCCKINSIIATEQENFTEDEDTVTYKNVDYEFHQRFSMPKDEKLVCYYSCSYWKGKMPRQGWMYLSVHYMCFYSYIFGRKTTIKIRWADVTELAKTNSLLFPDSIKIVTRDGEFYFTMFLKKSETYALMQQLANIAMKQMIDDKSGSFNIDKELLTKLSKNVPKKPSFLKRDLDARKQSNLYTLKFRLPQTEKLDGSEECTLWTPYNKRHNWGRLYLSQNFICFDSRVRNLVRLTIPLRNVHQVERAVSGGAGSSGDTGSVLITTAHHTSFLFGNISDREFLVHKISELLAKLPNDVFRENATRAIDRSESDGGWSPQPPLMTLFKTHQTSPIKQIQQKKEKQWEEHMAEVGRGVSMYQTVAGSELVIGGVPESLRGELWSVFSGSNLQKAQNKGLYEKLVNEALSSKNQANDEIERDLHRSLPEHPAFQNDLGISALRRVLCAYALKNPTIGYCQAMNIVASVLLIYCPEEQAFWLLATICETLLPDYYNTRVVGALVDQGVLEELTEVHLPELHAKLDELGLMKMISLSWFLTLFISVMPYECAVNVMDCFFYDGAKVIFQVTLTILDINREKLLKCAEDGQAMQILSQYLEGIYNDEAVALSTEPRTVPKTIKIQDLIYKSYTSYASGVSSECIEHLRLKHRLKVVRQLEDSLERNTLKALQQDKMLEPNELQELLLAIREELLWAKRVPCERIEAPYESYRLDYTQFKSLFSVLSPWAEGDYGDAITTRMFKLLDLDDSGYINARSLAQALGLSARAEAPRRLAALYCMHAPPLLPARDLDPPRYTAAGDELATDAISFFDSTENPSTPDSVAPSLQQSLSESADGTHMDKSTDSASSQSVTAASAVRSLALSPGYSGPAPALPRAHFLQLLAAMHRLAQRSPPLYDAVAHAGTMLLQLGELNGRPELDREISQDSLYLAAQTAKMAVEDVNPNGNPTVSPRSPVTPEPLSPEPAESSWSITLEQFLATMLAQPLLEEFFNEKVPLLPRLEELRHRDRLHSVS; encoded by the exons ATGTGGGTCAAACCTCAagaagtgtttattaaaacagcGTTCTG GGATACAGATGAAAACTCTTTATACTTTGTGCTACAAAGAAGAAAAGGTCATGGGAAATCAAAGGGATTGTCTTCCCTTCTAGTTGGCACTTTAGATAGTGTACTAGACTCGAAACCAGCACCCTTCAGGATACTCCATCAGACTCCAAATTCTGAGATTTATTATG TGATAGCAACAGCACTGACATCAGACGAGATAAAACGGGACTGGCAGTGGCTGGTGCACAATGTGTGTCCGACGCTACACTCCTTCGACACTGAGGAGGAAGTCACAGAGTTTGTCTGCTGCAAAATTAACTCTATTATTGCCACGGAACAAGAGAATTTCACCGAAG ATGAAGAtactgtcacatacaaaaatgttGACTATGAGTTCCACCAACGATTCAGTATGCCGAAAGATGAAAAACTTGTGTGCTACTATTCATGCAG TTACTGGAAAGGGAAGATGCCTCGCCAAGGCTGGATGTACCTGTCGGTTCACTACATGTGTTtctattcatatatttttggccgAAAAACCACAATAAAAATTCGCTGGGCCGATGTAACAGAGCTGGCCAAAACCAACAGTTTACTATTCCCGGATTCCATAAAAATTGTCACAAGAGACGGAGAGTTCTACTTTACTATGTTCTTGAAGAAAAGTGAGACATATGCGTTGATGCAGCAGCTTGCTAATATTGCAATGAAACA AATGATTGACGACAAATCCGGTAGCTTCAACATTGACAAGGAATTGTTGACAAAACTGAGCAAAAATGTACCGAAAAAGCCATCCTTCCTGAAACGTGACCTCGATGCGAGAAAGCAATCTAATCTTTACACGTTAAAGTTCAGATTGCCACAGACGGAGAAGTTGGATGGTTCTGAGGAATGCACTTTATGGACCCCCTACAATAAGAGACACAACTGGGGTCGCTTGTATTTGTCACaaaactttatttgttttgatagTCGG gTCCGCAACCTAGTCCGCCTGACCATCCCGCTGCGCAATGTGCACCAAGTGGAGCGAGCCGTCTCGGGCGGCGCCGGGTCGTCCGGCGACACGGGCAGCGTCCTCATCACCACGGCCCACCACACGAGTTTCTTGTTCGGGAATATATCGGACCGGGAGTTCTTGGTGCACAAGATCTCGGAACTGCTGGCTAAGTTGCCCAA TGATGTTTTCAGGGAGAACGCGACGCGTGCCATAGACCGCTCTGAGTCAGACGGCGGGTGGTCTCCGCAGCCGCCGCTCATGACGCTGTTTAAGACGCACCAGACCTCGCCCATCAAGCAGATACAGCAGAAGAAG GAGAAGCAATGGGAGGAGCACATGGCGGAAGTAGGCCGGGGGGTCAGCATGTACCAGACGGTGGCCGGCAGCGAGCTGGTCATCGGCGGCGTCCCCGAGTCTTTGCGAGGCGAGCTTTGGAGCGTGTTCTCAG GATCAAATCTCCAAAAGGCTCAGAACAAGGGACTTTACGAGAAGCTAGTAAACGAAGCATTATCATCAAAGAACCAAGCCAACGATGAAATTGAGAGGGATCTTCACAGATCGTTGCCAGAACATCCAGCCTTCCAGAATGATCTTG GCATATCAGCCCTTCGCCGAGTTTTATGCGCCTACGCGTTAAAAAACCCCACAATCGGGTACTGTCAAGCGATGAACATTGTGGCGTCAGTGCTACTGATATACTGTCCCGAAGAGCAAGCCTTCTGGCTGCTAGCTACTATATGCGAGACGCTGCTAcctgattattataatactagGGTCGTTGGGGCTTTG GTAGACCAAGGCGTCCTAGAAGAGCTAACAGAAGTCCACCTCCCCGAGCTCCACGCTAAACTGGACGAGTTGGGGCTGATGAAGATGATCTCCCTCTCCTGGTTCCTGACTCTGTTCATCAGCGTGATGCCCTACGAGTGTGCCGTTAATGTCATGGACTGCTTCTTCTATGACGGCGCCAAGGTCATCTTTCAG GTGACACTAACAATCCTGGACATAAACCGGGAGAAGCTTCTGAAGTGCGCGGAAGACGGACAAGCGATGCAGATACTGAGCCAGTACCTCGAGGGCATCTATAACGACGAGGCCGTGGCTCTGTCTACCGAACCGAGGACTGTTCCTAAG ACAATAAAGATCCAGGACCTAATCTACAAGTCCTACACGAGCTACGCAAGCGGAGTCAGCAGTGAATGCATAGAGCACCTGCGTCTGAAACACCGTCTCAAAGTCGTGAGGCAACTAGAAGACAGCCTTGAAAGGAATACTCTGAAGGCTCTGCAGCAGGACAAGATGCTGGAACCTAATGAGCTGCAG GAACTCCTTCTAGCAATAAGAGAAGAGCTGCTATGGGCGAAGCGCGTGCCGTGCGAGAGGATAGAAGCGCCGTATGAAAGCTATCGACTGGACTACACGCAGTTTAAGAGTTTATTCTCCGTACTATCACCGTGGGCTGAAGGCGACTACGGTGATGCTATCACTACTCGGATGTTTAAG CTGCTAGACTTGGACGACTCTGGTTATATAAACGCGCGGTCGCTGGCGCAGGCGCTGGGGCTGAGCGCGCGCGCGGAGGCGCCGCGGCGGCTGGCGGCTCTGTACTGCATGCACGCGCCGCCGCTGCTGCCCGCGCGCGACCTCGACCCCCCGCGCTACACCGCCGCCGGGGACGAGCTGGCTACTGACGCTATTAGCTTCTTCGACAG TACGGAGAACCCCTCGACGCCGGACTCAGTGGCGCCCTCGCTGCAGCAGTCGCTCAGCGAGAGCGCAGACGGCACCCACATGGACAAGTCTACTGATAGTGCTAGCAGCCAGTCAG TGACAGCGGCCTCTGCGGTGCGCTCGCTGGCGCTATCCCCGGGCTACAGCGGGCCCGCGCCGGCGCTGCCCCGGGCACACTTCCTGCAGCTACTGGCCGCCATGCACCGCCTCGCGCAGCGCTCCCCGCCGCTCTATGACGCTGTGGCCCACGCcg GTACGATGTTGCTTCAACTGGGTGAGCTGAACGGGCGGCCGGAACTGGACCGGGAGATATCTCAGGACAGCCTCTACCTGGCCGCGCAGACCGCCAAGATGGCCGTTGAAGATGTga ACCCGAACGGAAATCCAACGGTGTCACCGCGGTCGCCCGTCACGCCCGAGCCTCTATCTCCAGAACCAGCTGAGTCTAGCTGGTCCATCACACTGGAACAATTCTTGGCAACCATGCTAGCCCAGCCGCTTCTAGAAGAATTCTTCAACGAGAAAGTTCCATTGCTACCAAGATTAGAGGAACTCAGGCATCGGGATAGATTGCATTCGGTTTCGTAG
- the LOC105386512 gene encoding protein rogdi yields MCDNEKEEAANLKEEFEWVLREEVHSILHQLHTVLVECAHRFPVPLYGNEGQKQDKFILTSQPEQLKCIVTLTGDSITHADISFKVLRQMHTICRTSINQDGPWKLQQIQDAANHLQQAIGYIDNVDKHYVFRSSDEVLHIIQCLLGSLQRARTALVLPKKKAIDELMKSRNMKALSPNLPEDLAISFYIQSHKLIFVAYQLSSVHGTMRIDSCQADCAVPWLSDVLYMLTASLHMCQQLKDKLCVFSQYKDFTVGSRSASMVFN; encoded by the exons ATGTGTGACAACGAAAAAGAGGAAGCTGCTAATCTG AAAGAAGAGTTTGAATGGGTGCTGCGGGAGGAGGTTCACTCAATTCTTCATCAATTGCATACAGTTTTAGTT GAATGCGCTCACAGGTTCCCTGTTCCATTGTATGGCAATGAAGGCCAGAAGCAGGATAAATTCATTTTAACATCACAACCGGAACAGCTAAAGTGTATTGTTACCCTCACCGGCGACAGCATTACACATGCG GACATAAGTTTCAAAGTTCTCCGTCAAATGCACACTATCTGCCGCACATCCATCAACCAGGACGGTCCGTGGAAGCTGCAGCAGATCCAAGACGCTGCCAACCATCTCCAGCAGGCCATCGGGTACATCGACAATGTGGATAAACACTATGTGTTCAG ATCATCTGATGAGGTCCTGCACATTATACAGTGCCTACTTGGATCACTGCAACGTGCCAGAACCGCCCTAGTACTGCCTAAGAAAAAAGCCATTGATGAACTTATGAAGAGTAGAAATATG AAAGCCCTCTCACCAAACCTACCCGAAGACCTAGCAATATCATTCTACATACAGTCACATAAGTTAATCTTCGTTGCGTACCAACTGAGCTCAGTGCACGGGACAATGCGCATAGACTCGTGCCAGGCGGACTGCGCTGTGCCGTGGCTCAGTGACGTCTTGTACATGCTCACAGCATCCCTGCACATGTGTCAGCAGTTGAAAGATAAG CTATGCGTGTTTTCGCAGTATAAAGACTTCACAGTGGGATCAAGGTCGGCATCCATGGTGTTCAACTAA